In the Ferrimicrobium sp. genome, CACGCACACCATCGAGGTCGATCAGCATGTAGGACGTTTGGATGGTGTGGAACTCACCGAAGAGTTGCGATCGCAAGAGGTACGGGCGCGGCTGTCGATACTGTCGGCAAACCCATTGCTTCGTCGTCACATTTTGGCGCTCGAACGCCTGACGATTGAGCGCATGGGTGCCTGCGTGGTCGAGGGCAGGGATATCGGGTCGGTAGTGTGGCCGGATGCGGATTGTAAGTTTTTCTTGGTCGCTCGACGCGCGGTTCGCCTGGAGCGTCGACCCGAGGAGGGACAGAGGCTCTTTGAGCGCGACCATCATGACAGCACACGCTTCGA is a window encoding:
- a CDS encoding (d)CMP kinase, whose translation is MVVAIDGPAGSGKSTVATMLARVLGVPMLSTGVFFRIVAWGLTDAEPADEVVDAFFDTHTIEVDQHVGRLDGVELTEELRSQEVRARLSILSANPLLRRHILALERLTIERMGACVVEGRDIGSVVWPDADCKFFLVARRAVRLERRPEEGQRLFERDHHDSTRFDAPLAIADDAFIVDNSDEGVEALVGRMHEIVRLRTGR